Sequence from the Pararhizobium gei genome:
AGGCGACCGAGCTTGCTTGTCGAGATTTCAACGCGATCGCCGATTTCATGGGTAAATCCCTGGCCCGCCCCGCGCCGGTCCTTGACCGGAGCGAACATGGTGCCGAGAAAAAGAACGGCGCCGTCAGGATATTGATGATTTCTGTTTCTGAGTTGCGACGCCAGGTTTTCCGGTGACCGGCTGATAGCCTCCATCGGGCTTTCGCCGGTCATCTCAAAACCGTCTTCTCCATGAACCCGAAGCGCAACCCGAACGCGACGCAGGTCTTCCATTGTAAAGCTGTAGTCAAACAGCCGGATGAACGGGCCGATCGAGCAGGAGGCGTTGTTGTCCTTGGCCTTGCCGAGCAGCAGCGCCGAGCGTCCCTCGACATCGCGCAGGTTGACGTCATTGCCAAGGCTGGCGCCGACGATGGTGCCGTCGGACCGCAGCACAAGCACCACTTCGGGCTCCGGATTGTTCCATTGCGAAATCGGATGGATGCCGACAAGCGCACCGCAGCCGACGGAAGACATGGGCTGGGACTTAGTGAAGATTTCCGCGTCCGGACCGATGCCAACTTCGAGATATTGCGACCAGAGGCCCATGTCCTGAAGCAGCGTCTTGACCTTTGCCGCCTGCTCCGAACCGGCAACCAGCCCACGAAGGCTATCTCCGAGAACGGGCGCAAGCTTGCCGCGGATCGCCTGGGCGCGAAGCGGATCTCCCTTGGCCTGCTCCTCGATGACACGTTCCAGCATGCTGTCGGCAAAGGTTACGCCAGCGGCTTTTATGGCCTGCAGGTCGATCGGAGCGAGAACCGTGCCGTTTTCACCGGACAGAAAGCTATCGAGGGAGCCAAGATCGTGCAGGCCCGACGCGTCCCGCAACACGGTGACGAGATTTTCCGCTTCGAGAAGAGCCGACATGGTGGCAGCAATCGCCGTCAAGTCCAGAACGCGGCCGCCGGAAAGCATCACCGGGCATGGACCAGCGCTGGCCTTCGCCCAGACCCGCCCCACCAGAAGAGCATCGGCAGCGTCATCCGGCAAAATGGATTCTGCATGCAGTACATGTTCGGATTTCAACGCCGTCCTCCTCCTTCGAAACAGCCTGCCCTCCAGCACCGCTGCCCTATTGTCAGGATGTCTGACAACACCCGAAACTTTCTAGAGTGACTTGTTTCGCCTGTCCAGAGCCGAAGCCCAACACCTGCGAAAAACATGCATAAGACAATCCAGGAGCCATCGACCCGACACTGTCAGTTTATCTCGAGCGTCAGGCCCAACCGCCCTGCAGCGCCGATTATGTGGTGACGCATCGCGGCGCGGGCCTGCGATGGGTCTCGCGTCACCACGGCATCCCGGATGGCGACGTGCTCGGCGATTGTGGTCTCGACGATTTCCTCCAGGATGGCCGCGGCGCGGGCCGCATTGATGGCCAGGCTGATGCGCTCCGCGATGAAGCCGATGAAAAGCGGAAAATACTCGTTGTGGGTGGCCGTAGCCAAAGCCCGATGAAAGGCCAGATCGGCGACGATGCCCTGATCCGTCCATTTCTCGGCCCCGGTCATCCGGGCAAGCGAGTCATCCAGTTTCCGCAGGTCGGCGTCATCGTGATGCAAAGCGGCAAGCCCTGCGGCCTCGATCTCCAGCGGCATGCGCAATTGGAAGAGACTGCGAAAGCTGACGCGATCGCGCAGTGCCGTCTGCGCGATCCGAATGGATCCCCGCCCCTCCGCCTCGGTGACAAAGGCGCCGACACCCTGGCGCGTTTCCACCAGCCCCTCGTTTCGCAACTGTGCAATCGCCTCACGCACGACGGAGCGACTGACACCGAAGGTTTTGGCGAGCAGATGCTCGGTCGGCAGCTTGTCACCGGGCGCAATTCGTCCGTCGGCAATTTCCTTGCCGATGCGCCCGGCGATGCGCGCCGGGAGATGCTCGATCCGTCTGATCTGGCTGAAGTCTGCTGTCATGCACGTGTCCGCCCCCTGATGATGCCAACTGTTCTACGACAAGACGGGCTATTCTACGATGGGCCGG
This genomic interval carries:
- a CDS encoding fumarylacetoacetate hydrolase family protein, with the translated sequence MKSEHVLHAESILPDDAADALLVGRVWAKASAGPCPVMLSGGRVLDLTAIAATMSALLEAENLVTVLRDASGLHDLGSLDSFLSGENGTVLAPIDLQAIKAAGVTFADSMLERVIEEQAKGDPLRAQAIRGKLAPVLGDSLRGLVAGSEQAAKVKTLLQDMGLWSQYLEVGIGPDAEIFTKSQPMSSVGCGALVGIHPISQWNNPEPEVVLVLRSDGTIVGASLGNDVNLRDVEGRSALLLGKAKDNNASCSIGPFIRLFDYSFTMEDLRRVRVALRVHGEDGFEMTGESPMEAISRSPENLASQLRNRNHQYPDGAVLFLGTMFAPVKDRRGAGQGFTHEIGDRVEISTSKLGRLVNWVERSDACPEWTFGVSALIRNLAGRGLLDKA
- a CDS encoding FadR/GntR family transcriptional regulator; this encodes MTADFSQIRRIEHLPARIAGRIGKEIADGRIAPGDKLPTEHLLAKTFGVSRSVVREAIAQLRNEGLVETRQGVGAFVTEAEGRGSIRIAQTALRDRVSFRSLFQLRMPLEIEAAGLAALHHDDADLRKLDDSLARMTGAEKWTDQGIVADLAFHRALATATHNEYFPLFIGFIAERISLAINAARAAAILEEIVETTIAEHVAIRDAVVTRDPSQARAAMRHHIIGAAGRLGLTLEIN